The Acinetobacter sp. GSS19 genome includes a region encoding these proteins:
- the hisC gene encoding histidinol-phosphate transaminase, with protein MTFVPANEGIEKLKPYQPGKPISELERELGISNIVKLASNENPLGCSDKVKEAVAAELAEIGRYPDGGGFILKDQIQQQFGFAHDRITLGNGSNDLLEMFARAFVSEKDSVVYSQHAFAVYALVTQAIHAEAIEVPAKGFAHDLDAMAAAIKDNTKLVFIANPNNPTGTWFEEAEFEAFMQKVPAHVIVVLDEAYVEYFPENFNSLKYLEQYPNLIVSRTLSKCYGLAALRVGFALASVEVTDYLNRIRQPFNVNHLAMVAAVAALKDEAFIEKSREVNKAGMKQLEEGFKALGLNYVPSRANFILVDVQADPGQTFNALLKEGVIVRPVGISNHLRVSIGTEAENAKFLTALAKVLGLEAKA; from the coding sequence ATGACATTTGTCCCTGCGAATGAAGGCATTGAAAAATTAAAACCTTATCAACCGGGTAAGCCAATCAGTGAGCTTGAGCGTGAGTTAGGGATTAGCAATATTGTCAAACTGGCTTCAAATGAAAACCCATTGGGCTGTTCAGACAAAGTGAAAGAAGCAGTTGCTGCAGAACTGGCAGAAATTGGCCGTTATCCGGATGGTGGTGGTTTTATCCTGAAAGATCAGATTCAACAACAATTTGGCTTTGCACACGACCGTATTACCCTGGGTAATGGTTCAAATGATCTGCTGGAAATGTTTGCCCGTGCTTTCGTTTCAGAAAAAGATTCCGTGGTGTATAGCCAGCACGCATTTGCCGTGTATGCCTTGGTGACTCAGGCGATTCATGCTGAAGCGATTGAAGTTCCAGCGAAAGGCTTTGCGCACGACCTCGATGCGATGGCGGCTGCAATCAAGGACAACACTAAACTCGTTTTTATTGCCAACCCGAACAACCCAACCGGCACCTGGTTTGAAGAAGCTGAATTTGAAGCCTTCATGCAGAAAGTTCCAGCCCATGTGATTGTGGTTCTTGATGAAGCTTATGTGGAATATTTCCCAGAAAACTTCAACAGCCTGAAATATCTTGAGCAATATCCTAACCTGATCGTCAGCCGTACTTTGTCCAAGTGCTATGGCTTGGCTGCATTACGTGTCGGTTTTGCTTTGGCATCTGTTGAAGTGACTGATTATCTGAACCGTATCCGTCAACCATTTAACGTCAACCATTTAGCCATGGTGGCTGCGGTCGCTGCATTGAAAGATGAAGCCTTCATCGAGAAATCACGTGAAGTGAACAAAGCCGGCATGAAGCAGCTCGAAGAAGGCTTTAAGGCCTTGGGTCTGAATTATGTACCGTCACGCGCCAATTTTATCTTGGTCGATGTGCAGGCTGATCCCGGACAAACCTTTAATGCGTTATTAAAAGAAGGTGTGATCGTGCGTCCAGTCGGAATTAGCAATCATTTGCGTGTTTCGATCGGTACAGAAGCAGAAAATGCCAAGTTCCTGACCGCACTGGCAAAAGTGTTAGGCTTAGAGGCAAAAGCTTAA
- a CDS encoding cryptochrome/photolyase family protein yields the protein MSAYQLIWFRQDLRIQDHAALWHAQQAGPCIALVILSPEQSRLHDDAPIKLDFYLRQLVQLKQQLNALNIPLLIETVNLYGDIPAFIHQLMQQLEISQVFANMELPVNEQQRDQQVAAYLQQNGQRFTLLQDRTLFPVASIRNKTQQPYQVFTAFKNACYERLQHSLPGCFPAPHLQQQNWPDLSAFNQQIPELEACFGYTVTAKQQALWPVGEQHALSVLDDFVEQRVKQYKEQRDFPGIRGTSQLSGYLTIGILSVRQCIRALFREQQGQFILDNPGQQTWLNELLWREFYQHILFDFPQVSKHRAFKTATEQVQWRDDPEGLQRWQQGQTGIPIVDAGMRQLLATGWVHNRVRMIVAMFLTKNLLIDWRLGEQWFMRHLIDGELAANNGGWQWCASTGTDAAPYFRVFNPISQSEKFDANGDYIRQWVPELAHLSAEQIHEPYGKNPILRLNYPRPIVDLKSSRVRAIEAFKNL from the coding sequence ATGTCGGCTTATCAACTCATCTGGTTTCGTCAGGATTTACGCATTCAGGATCATGCTGCTCTCTGGCACGCTCAACAGGCTGGCCCTTGTATCGCACTGGTGATTTTGTCTCCTGAACAAAGCCGTTTACATGATGATGCCCCGATCAAGCTCGACTTTTATCTACGCCAGCTCGTACAACTGAAACAGCAGCTGAATGCACTCAACATTCCCCTGTTGATTGAAACCGTCAATCTCTATGGGGACATTCCAGCTTTTATTCATCAGTTGATGCAACAGCTTGAGATTTCACAAGTGTTTGCCAATATGGAACTGCCGGTCAATGAACAGCAACGTGACCAGCAGGTCGCGGCTTATCTCCAGCAGAATGGTCAACGTTTCACGCTGCTACAAGATCGTACCCTGTTCCCAGTCGCCAGTATTCGTAACAAGACGCAGCAGCCTTATCAGGTCTTTACAGCCTTTAAGAATGCCTGCTACGAGCGTCTGCAGCATAGCCTACCAGGTTGTTTCCCGGCTCCACACCTACAGCAACAGAACTGGCCGGATCTCAGTGCTTTCAATCAGCAAATTCCTGAGCTAGAGGCCTGTTTCGGCTATACGGTCACGGCGAAACAACAAGCTTTATGGCCCGTGGGTGAACAACATGCGCTGTCTGTGCTCGATGATTTTGTTGAACAGCGGGTCAAACAGTATAAAGAACAACGTGACTTTCCAGGTATCAGGGGAACCAGCCAGCTGTCTGGCTATTTAACCATTGGTATCTTATCCGTGCGTCAATGTATCCGGGCACTGTTTAGAGAGCAGCAAGGACAATTTATTCTGGACAATCCCGGGCAGCAGACCTGGCTGAATGAGTTGCTCTGGCGTGAATTTTACCAGCATATTCTGTTTGATTTCCCGCAGGTGTCCAAACACCGTGCCTTCAAAACCGCTACAGAACAAGTGCAATGGCGTGATGACCCGGAAGGTCTACAGCGCTGGCAACAAGGTCAAACCGGCATCCCAATCGTGGATGCAGGCATGCGACAATTGCTGGCGACGGGCTGGGTGCATAATCGGGTGCGTATGATTGTGGCGATGTTCCTGACCAAGAATCTGTTGATTGACTGGCGCCTCGGGGAACAGTGGTTTATGCGGCACTTAATTGATGGAGAGCTTGCCGCCAATAACGGTGGCTGGCAATGGTGTGCCTCCACAGGTACGGATGCAGCACCGTATTTTCGGGTGTTTAATCCAATCAGCCAGTCCGAAAAATTTGATGCGAACGGTGATTATATTCGCCAATGGGTGCCTGAACTGGCACATTTAAGCGCAGAACAGATTCATGAGCCGTATGGCAAAAATCCGATATTACGACTGAATTATCCACGTCCGATAGTAGATTTAAAATCCAGCCGCGTGCGTGCGATTGAGGCTTTTAAAAATCTTTAA
- a CDS encoding YeaC family protein translates to MNIEQMLAILNPEIVERLKTAVEIGKWPNGVALTKEQRQTCMQAVIAWEMKNLPETERTGYIDRGTKEEDEHCDSHDPKDDEEFKPIRFV, encoded by the coding sequence ATGAATATTGAACAAATGCTTGCCATATTAAATCCGGAAATTGTTGAGCGTCTGAAAACTGCGGTAGAAATTGGCAAATGGCCGAATGGTGTGGCATTGACCAAGGAGCAGCGTCAAACCTGTATGCAAGCGGTGATCGCCTGGGAAATGAAAAACCTGCCAGAAACTGAACGTACCGGTTATATCGACCGTGGCACGAAAGAAGAAGACGAACATTGCGATTCGCATGATCCAAAAGATGACGAAGAGTTCAAGCCAATCCGCTTTGTCTAA
- a CDS encoding FKBP-type peptidyl-prolyl cis-trans isomerase, with the protein MTAIADNHVVSFHYTLTNAEGETLDQSQGEPLAYLHGAGNIIPGLEKALLGKTVGEKFTVNVPAAEGYGEYNPALVQEVPVQMFQGVENVQPGMQFQAQTDDGVQIVTVKAVEGDNVIVDANFPLAGQDLTFEVEIVEIREASQEELDHGHVHGAGGHHH; encoded by the coding sequence ATGACCGCTATTGCAGATAACCACGTGGTTTCATTCCACTACACTTTAACAAATGCTGAGGGTGAAACTCTTGACCAGTCTCAAGGTGAACCACTTGCCTATTTGCACGGTGCAGGCAACATCATCCCTGGCCTAGAAAAAGCGCTTTTGGGTAAAACAGTGGGTGAGAAATTCACTGTAAACGTGCCTGCAGCAGAAGGTTATGGCGAATACAACCCAGCACTTGTACAAGAAGTTCCAGTACAAATGTTCCAAGGCGTAGAAAATGTACAGCCTGGCATGCAATTCCAAGCGCAAACTGATGATGGCGTACAAATCGTTACTGTTAAAGCGGTTGAAGGCGACAACGTGATCGTTGATGCCAACTTCCCATTAGCGGGTCAAGATTTGACGTTTGAAGTTGAAATCGTTGAAATCCGTGAAGCTTCTCAAGAAGAACTTGATCACGGTCACGTACATGGTGCAGGTGGTCACCACCACTAA
- a CDS encoding dicarboxylate/amino acid:cation symporter, which translates to MAKKPIYKSLYFQVIVAIIAGILVGHYSPSGTQLINGVEQHIPGLGEQLKPLGDAFIRLIKMIIAPVIFCTVVSGIAGMESMKSVGKTGGVALLYFEIVSTLALIIGLVVINIVKPGVGMNVDPATLDTAGIQKYVSSGESQSTVDFLMNIIPNTVVGAFAEGEILQVLLFAILFGFALHKLGDAGKPVLKFIDQISHVFFNIVNMIMKLAPIGAFGAMAFTIGKYGIGSLAQLAQLIICFYITCLLFIFLVLGTISRFAGFSILKMIRMIREELLIVLGTSSSESVLPRMLKKLEIAGCEKSVVGLVIPTGYSFNLDGTSIYLTMAAIFIAQATNTQLDISHQITLLLVLLISSKGAAGVTGSGFIVMAATLAAVGNIPVAGLALILGIDRFMSEARALTNLVGNSLATIVVAKWVGQLDQQKLQDALNNPAEVDRKMLEQSQAPHA; encoded by the coding sequence ATGGCGAAAAAACCGATTTATAAATCACTGTACTTCCAGGTGATTGTGGCCATTATTGCAGGTATTCTGGTGGGGCATTATTCCCCAAGCGGAACCCAGCTGATCAATGGCGTTGAACAACATATTCCGGGTTTGGGTGAACAGCTCAAACCACTGGGTGATGCATTTATCCGTTTGATTAAAATGATCATTGCTCCAGTGATCTTCTGTACCGTGGTCAGCGGTATCGCCGGCATGGAAAGCATGAAATCGGTCGGGAAAACCGGTGGCGTGGCCTTACTTTATTTTGAAATTGTCTCGACGTTGGCTCTGATTATTGGCCTAGTGGTCATTAACATCGTGAAGCCTGGCGTAGGCATGAATGTTGATCCTGCAACATTGGATACCGCCGGTATTCAGAAATATGTCAGCAGTGGTGAATCGCAATCTACCGTTGATTTCCTGATGAATATCATTCCGAACACGGTGGTCGGTGCATTTGCGGAAGGTGAAATCCTGCAGGTTCTACTATTTGCGATCCTGTTTGGTTTTGCACTGCACAAATTGGGCGATGCCGGTAAACCGGTTCTAAAATTCATTGATCAGATTTCGCATGTGTTCTTTAACATCGTGAATATGATCATGAAGCTTGCACCGATTGGCGCATTCGGTGCGATGGCCTTTACCATTGGTAAATATGGTATCGGCAGTCTGGCACAGTTGGCACAGCTGATTATCTGCTTCTATATTACCTGTTTATTATTTATTTTCTTGGTCCTCGGTACCATCAGCCGTTTTGCAGGTTTCAGTATCTTGAAAATGATCCGGATGATTCGTGAAGAATTGCTGATTGTACTTGGAACGTCTTCTTCAGAATCCGTCTTACCTCGTATGTTGAAGAAGCTTGAGATTGCGGGTTGTGAGAAATCCGTGGTGGGTTTGGTCATTCCAACAGGCTATTCATTCAATCTGGATGGTACTTCAATCTACTTGACCATGGCGGCAATCTTTATTGCCCAAGCGACCAATACCCAGCTGGATATCTCGCATCAGATTACCTTGTTGCTGGTGTTGTTGATTTCCTCTAAAGGTGCAGCAGGTGTGACCGGTTCAGGCTTTATCGTCATGGCTGCAACGCTTGCGGCAGTGGGGAATATTCCAGTCGCGGGTCTGGCATTGATTTTAGGGATTGACCGTTTCATGTCTGAAGCGCGTGCATTGACCAACTTGGTCGGTAACTCTCTGGCGACGATTGTTGTGGCGAAATGGGTCGGTCAGTTAGATCAGCAAAAATTGCAAGATGCTTTAAATAACCCGGCTGAAGTGGATCGTAAAATGCTTGAGCAGTCGCAAGCACCTCATGCATAA
- the pheA gene encoding prephenate dehydratase: MIQDDQNSSTSLDLAQIRNDIDAVDQQIQDLLNRRARLAEAVAKAKFASEENPLFYRPEREAQVLRKVMERNTGPLSDLTMARLFREIMSACLALEAPQSIAFLGPEGTFTQAAALKHFGQDALVRPLPTIDEVFREVEAGSAHYGVVPVENSSEGVVNHTLDCFKSSSLNVIGEVELRIHHQFLVSENTRKDSIKQIYAHQQTLAQCRQWLDAHYPGVERVALSSNAEAARRIRNEWHSAAIASDIAAKMYDLEILHSNIEDNPENTTRFLVIGREKVPSSGNDKTSLLISAHDRAGALLDILAPFAKHGISLTSIETRPALPEKWAYVFFIDLEGHIEQENVAAAIEEIRPLVKELRVLGSYPAAVL, translated from the coding sequence ATGATCCAAGATGATCAGAACTCTTCGACTTCTCTAGATTTAGCACAAATTCGCAATGATATTGATGCTGTTGACCAGCAAATTCAGGATTTATTAAATCGTCGAGCGCGTTTGGCCGAAGCGGTAGCAAAAGCCAAATTTGCATCCGAAGAGAATCCGTTGTTTTACCGCCCTGAACGTGAAGCGCAAGTGCTGCGTAAAGTGATGGAACGTAATACCGGTCCCTTGTCTGATCTGACCATGGCACGTTTATTTCGTGAAATCATGTCGGCCTGTCTGGCACTCGAAGCCCCACAAAGTATTGCATTTTTAGGTCCTGAAGGAACCTTTACCCAGGCTGCTGCTTTAAAGCATTTTGGTCAGGATGCCTTGGTACGTCCTTTGCCAACCATCGATGAAGTGTTCCGTGAAGTGGAAGCGGGCAGCGCACACTATGGTGTTGTACCGGTCGAAAATTCATCTGAAGGTGTGGTCAATCACACGCTGGATTGTTTCAAAAGCTCAAGCCTGAATGTGATCGGTGAAGTGGAACTGCGCATTCACCATCAATTTTTAGTGTCAGAAAACACCCGTAAAGACAGCATTAAACAAATCTACGCGCATCAGCAAACTTTGGCACAGTGCCGTCAATGGCTCGATGCCCATTATCCGGGTGTGGAGCGTGTGGCGCTTAGTTCCAATGCTGAAGCCGCACGCCGTATCCGTAATGAATGGCACTCCGCCGCAATCGCATCTGATATTGCTGCGAAAATGTATGATCTGGAAATTCTGCATAGCAATATTGAAGACAATCCGGAAAATACCACGCGTTTCCTTGTCATTGGCCGTGAAAAAGTACCCTCAAGTGGCAACGACAAGACCTCCCTGTTGATTTCTGCGCATGATCGTGCAGGGGCCTTGCTGGACATATTGGCACCGTTTGCCAAACATGGCATTAGCCTAACCAGTATTGAAACCCGTCCAGCCTTGCCAGAAAAATGGGCCTATGTGTTCTTTATTGATTTAGAAGGTCATATCGAACAGGAAAACGTCGCGGCTGCGATTGAAGAAATCCGCCCATTGGTGAAAGAGCTGCGTGTACTGGGTTCTTATCCGGCGGCAGTACTCTAA
- a CDS encoding glycosyl transferase family protein: MNTKKNLYQDFEHPFAQYVRILGKGKTGARSLTYQEAYDAFSMILKGEVLDVQLGAFLMLLRVKEESVDELAGFVQATRDQLKFKALQVDLDWSSYAGKRKHYPWFLLAALTLAQQGYNVVMHGAAGHTINRLYTEQVLEYLGYPICQTDLDVERELTKRHFAYLPLAAISPVLSELIGLRNVMGLRSPIHTLARLINPFNANATLQAIFHPAYRSSHQQAALKLGYLNSAVIKGEGGEFERNPDAKTLICGIKNGELYEHELPKLTAERSPVEEELDLATFKAVWEGKQQHAYGEIAITETMSIALYTMGVCDCFETAMQQAKEFWQTRHQTAKLG, encoded by the coding sequence ATGAACACCAAAAAAAACCTGTATCAAGACTTCGAACATCCTTTCGCTCAGTACGTGCGGATTTTAGGCAAAGGAAAAACCGGTGCTCGCTCCCTCACCTATCAGGAAGCCTATGATGCATTTAGCATGATTCTCAAAGGTGAAGTCCTTGATGTTCAGCTCGGCGCTTTCCTGATGTTATTGCGGGTCAAGGAGGAGTCTGTCGATGAGCTTGCTGGTTTTGTCCAGGCCACCCGTGATCAGCTTAAGTTTAAAGCGCTGCAGGTTGACCTGGACTGGTCCTCTTATGCGGGCAAGCGCAAACATTATCCCTGGTTTTTACTCGCTGCCCTCACTTTGGCACAACAAGGTTATAACGTTGTCATGCATGGCGCTGCCGGACATACCATAAACCGGCTCTACACTGAGCAGGTGCTCGAATATCTGGGTTATCCGATCTGCCAGACAGATCTCGACGTGGAGCGGGAACTGACAAAAAGACATTTTGCCTATTTGCCTTTGGCTGCCATTTCACCAGTGCTGAGTGAGCTAATTGGCTTGCGCAATGTCATGGGACTGCGCTCCCCGATTCACACCTTGGCACGTCTGATTAATCCGTTTAATGCGAATGCGACCTTACAAGCGATTTTTCATCCGGCCTATCGTAGTTCACACCAGCAGGCAGCCTTGAAACTCGGCTATCTAAACAGTGCTGTCATTAAAGGGGAAGGTGGAGAGTTTGAACGCAATCCGGATGCCAAGACCCTGATCTGCGGGATTAAAAACGGCGAACTTTACGAACATGAATTGCCAAAACTGACCGCCGAGCGCAGTCCGGTTGAGGAAGAATTAGATCTCGCCACTTTTAAAGCGGTCTGGGAAGGAAAACAACAGCATGCCTATGGTGAAATTGCCATCACTGAAACCATGAGTATTGCTTTATATACCATGGGGGTGTGTGATTGTTTTGAAACCGCCATGCAGCAAGCGAAAGAATTTTGGCAAACACGTCATCAAACCGCAAAGCTCGGATAA
- the yaaA gene encoding peroxide stress protein YaaA: MLALLSPAKTLDYDSALPTDLHTFPRLLQHSEELIQDCQKLSATEIASLMSVSEKIAQLNVARFQDWQPDFNLANARQALFAFKGDVYTGLNAYQLNDQQIDLAQQQLRMLSGLYGLLRPLDLMMPYRLEMGTKLRNTRGSNLYEFWGEIITQQINADLLDAESDLLVNLASDEYYKAVKEKQVQAQIIKPVFLDQKNGKYKVISFYAKKARGLMVHFMLEHQPQGAEDLKAFNSEGYYFDADNSTAQELVFKRDEQTA, translated from the coding sequence ATGCTCGCTCTTCTTTCTCCTGCTAAGACACTCGATTACGATTCTGCCTTACCCACAGATCTTCATACCTTCCCGCGCTTACTGCAACATTCAGAGGAGTTGATTCAGGATTGCCAGAAATTGTCTGCGACCGAGATTGCTAGCCTGATGAGTGTGAGTGAGAAGATTGCGCAATTGAATGTTGCGCGTTTTCAGGATTGGCAGCCGGATTTTAACCTGGCAAATGCCCGTCAGGCTCTGTTTGCCTTTAAAGGGGATGTTTATACCGGTCTGAATGCCTATCAGCTGAATGACCAACAAATTGATCTTGCACAGCAACAACTGCGTATGCTCTCTGGTCTGTATGGGTTGTTGCGACCTCTAGATTTGATGATGCCCTACCGTCTGGAAATGGGAACCAAATTACGCAATACACGTGGATCTAACCTGTATGAATTCTGGGGAGAAATCATCACCCAGCAAATCAATGCGGATCTGCTGGATGCTGAATCTGATTTATTGGTCAATCTGGCTTCTGATGAATACTACAAGGCGGTAAAAGAAAAGCAGGTTCAGGCACAGATCATCAAACCCGTGTTTTTAGACCAGAAAAATGGCAAATACAAAGTGATCAGTTTCTATGCCAAAAAAGCCCGTGGTCTGATGGTGCATTTTATGCTTGAACATCAACCTCAAGGTGCAGAAGATCTCAAAGCCTTTAACAGCGAAGGCTATTATTTTGATGCGGATAATTCTACTGCACAAGAATTGGTGTTTAAGCGCGATGAACAGACTGCCTGA
- a CDS encoding bifunctional prephenate dehydrogenase/3-phosphoshikimate 1-carboxyvinyltransferase — MAHPLFEKVAFIGLGLIGSSLARVIAAEQLADCVVASARSQKTLDDAKALGLIQQGFSNPAEAVQGADLVVLALPVRATQKVLEAIKPYLSEHTILTDVGSTKGNVVEAAKAVFGEQLPAGFVPGHPIAGSEHTGVHAGKVDLFANHKVILTPLPTSADWALQKLIHLWAAAKAEVICMDVEKHDEVLAHTSHLPHLMAFNLVEQLANRQDNLDIFRYAAGGFRDFSRIAASDPQMWHDIFFANKKAILNAVDGFEQQLAILRKMIEDEDSQAIMGLLGHAQAARQHFNHMLAQKPLMENNKVTQQFTILPGKKTFKGKFTVPGDKSVSHRSIMFGAIAEGTTHVTGFLEGEDALATLQAFRDMGVSIEGPKNGEVTIHGVGMHGLKQPAGVLYMGNSGTSMRLLSGMLSAQAFDTVMTGDASLSKRPMERIAKPLRLMGAKIQTTGEKGTPPVSITGNQQLKGIDYDLPMASAQVKSGILLAGLWAEGETSVTEPEPTRDHTERMLRAFGYEVKTEGNRISLQGGGKLVGTDIQVPSDISSAAFFMVGAAITEGSDVTLEAVGINPTRTGVIDILKQMGADISVENERIAGGEPIADIRIRGSRTLKGIHMPEDQVPLAIDEFPALFIAAACAEGQTVLTGAAELRVKESDRIQVMADGLQAMGIDCTPTADGIIIEGKGKDGDWSAIFQGAQIESHHDHRIAMSFSMAGLRTAGEITIVGTETVATSFPTFTELANQAGLTIQVSN, encoded by the coding sequence ATGGCACACCCACTGTTTGAAAAAGTTGCATTTATCGGGCTGGGGCTGATTGGCTCCAGCTTGGCTCGTGTGATTGCTGCTGAACAACTGGCAGATTGCGTGGTTGCTTCTGCACGTTCGCAAAAAACCTTGGATGATGCCAAAGCCTTAGGCTTGATTCAGCAAGGCTTTAGTAATCCTGCCGAAGCGGTACAAGGCGCTGACCTGGTGGTACTGGCTTTGCCAGTACGCGCGACGCAAAAAGTGCTGGAAGCGATCAAGCCATATTTGTCTGAACATACCATTTTAACGGATGTTGGCAGTACTAAAGGCAATGTGGTAGAAGCGGCCAAAGCCGTATTTGGCGAGCAGCTTCCAGCTGGTTTTGTGCCGGGGCATCCGATAGCGGGCAGTGAACACACCGGCGTACATGCGGGTAAAGTGGATCTGTTTGCCAATCACAAGGTGATCCTGACCCCTTTGCCGACGAGTGCCGACTGGGCGCTGCAAAAACTGATTCATCTGTGGGCTGCGGCCAAAGCAGAAGTGATTTGTATGGATGTCGAAAAGCACGATGAAGTGCTGGCCCATACCAGTCATCTTCCACACCTGATGGCCTTTAACCTAGTGGAGCAATTGGCCAACCGCCAGGATAATCTCGATATTTTCCGTTATGCTGCAGGCGGCTTCCGTGATTTTTCGCGCATTGCCGCGAGCGATCCGCAAATGTGGCATGACATTTTCTTTGCCAATAAGAAAGCGATTTTAAATGCCGTAGATGGTTTTGAGCAGCAGCTCGCCATCTTGCGTAAAATGATTGAAGACGAAGATTCGCAGGCGATTATGGGCTTACTAGGACATGCCCAAGCTGCGCGTCAGCACTTTAACCATATGCTAGCCCAGAAACCCTTGATGGAGAACAATAAGGTGACACAACAATTTACCATTTTGCCGGGAAAGAAGACATTTAAAGGTAAATTTACCGTGCCAGGTGACAAGTCTGTGTCACATCGCTCCATCATGTTTGGTGCGATTGCGGAAGGCACCACGCATGTGACTGGTTTCCTTGAAGGTGAAGATGCCTTGGCGACTTTGCAGGCATTCCGTGATATGGGCGTGAGCATTGAAGGGCCAAAAAATGGTGAAGTCACCATTCATGGCGTGGGAATGCATGGCTTGAAACAACCGGCGGGCGTGTTGTACATGGGCAACTCAGGCACCAGTATGCGTCTGCTGTCCGGTATGCTGTCGGCACAAGCCTTTGATACCGTGATGACCGGTGATGCATCACTCTCTAAACGTCCAATGGAGCGAATTGCCAAACCATTACGTTTGATGGGTGCCAAGATCCAGACCACGGGTGAGAAAGGCACACCACCAGTGAGCATTACCGGGAACCAGCAGCTCAAAGGCATCGATTATGATTTGCCAATGGCCTCTGCACAGGTGAAATCCGGTATTTTACTGGCGGGTCTTTGGGCAGAGGGTGAAACTTCGGTCACTGAACCAGAACCAACCCGTGACCATACTGAACGCATGTTGCGTGCCTTTGGTTATGAAGTAAAAACTGAAGGTAACCGTATTAGCCTGCAAGGTGGCGGTAAATTGGTCGGCACAGACATTCAGGTGCCATCGGATATTTCTTCAGCTGCATTCTTTATGGTGGGTGCAGCGATTACCGAAGGTTCGGATGTGACTCTGGAAGCTGTGGGCATCAACCCAACGCGTACCGGTGTGATTGATATCCTGAAACAGATGGGTGCAGACATTAGCGTGGAAAATGAACGCATTGCGGGTGGCGAGCCGATTGCGGATATCCGTATCCGTGGTAGCCGTACCCTGAAAGGCATTCACATGCCTGAAGATCAGGTGCCTCTCGCAATTGATGAATTCCCTGCCTTATTTATTGCTGCGGCGTGTGCGGAAGGCCAGACGGTATTGACCGGGGCGGCTGAACTGCGTGTGAAAGAGTCTGACCGTATCCAGGTGATGGCTGATGGTTTGCAAGCGATGGGCATTGACTGTACCCCAACGGCTGACGGCATCATCATTGAAGGGAAAGGCAAAGACGGTGACTGGTCCGCGATTTTCCAAGGTGCGCAGATTGAATCACACCATGACCACCGTATCGCCATGAGCTTCAGTATGGCGGGCTTACGTACTGCAGGTGAAATTACCATTGTGGGTACAGAAACCGTCGCGACCAGCTTTCCTACCTTTACCGAGCTAGCAAATCAAGCTGGATTAACCATTCAGGTCAGTAACTAA
- a CDS encoding alpha/beta hydrolase, with amino-acid sequence MSEQIFIPGPVGQIEIFVDAPQDKIKGFAVVCHPHPLQGGNPQHKVPALLAQIFVEQGYVVYRPSFRGSGQSAGVHDDGFGETQDILAVIAHLRNLYPDLPFYAGGFSFGAHVLAKCQASLDITQQPQQLILCGLPTGSVIGLRHYQTPDIQGDLLFLHGEQDDITLLSDLIAWASPQKHPITILPGANHFFTGYLKQLRHEIKRFLLSPTR; translated from the coding sequence ATGTCTGAACAAATTTTTATCCCTGGTCCTGTCGGTCAAATTGAAATTTTTGTTGATGCGCCGCAGGATAAAATCAAAGGCTTCGCGGTCGTTTGCCACCCTCATCCGCTACAAGGCGGCAACCCACAGCATAAAGTGCCTGCCCTGCTGGCGCAGATTTTTGTGGAACAAGGCTATGTGGTCTATCGTCCAAGTTTCCGTGGTTCAGGTCAAAGCGCTGGCGTACATGATGATGGCTTTGGGGAAACACAAGATATTTTGGCCGTGATTGCGCACTTAAGAAACCTGTATCCAGATTTGCCTTTTTATGCCGGTGGTTTCAGCTTTGGTGCGCATGTGCTGGCCAAGTGTCAAGCCAGTCTAGACATAACCCAACAGCCACAACAACTGATTCTGTGTGGTCTACCGACAGGGAGTGTCATTGGTTTACGCCATTATCAGACTCCAGACATTCAGGGTGATCTGCTGTTTTTGCACGGCGAACAGGATGACATTACTCTGCTTTCGGATTTAATTGCTTGGGCATCTCCACAAAAACATCCCATCACGATTTTACCGGGAGCCAATCATTTCTTTACCGGTTATCTCAAACAGCTCCGTCATGAAATCAAGCGCTTTCTGCTGAGTCCTACGCGCTAA